GCGCGTTCGTCGCCGACGGCACCATCGACTGGGAGCGTCTGGACGCCACCGTGCGTACCGCCGTGACGTTCCTCGACCGGGTCGTGGACATCAACTTCTACCCGACCGAGCAGGCCGGCCGCTCCAACGCCCGCTGGCGGCCGGTGGGTCTGGGCGCCATGGGTCTCCAGGACGTCTTCTTCCAGCTGAGGCTGCCGTTCGACTCCCCCCAGGCCCGTGCGCTGTCGACGAAGATCTCCGAGCGCATCATGCTCGCGGCGTACGAGGCGTCCTGCGACCTCGCCGAGCGGTCGGGTCCCCTCCCCGCCTGGTCCGAGACGCGTGCCGCCCGCGGCGTGCTGCACCCCGACCACTACGACACCGAGCTGAACTGGCCGGAGCGCTGGGACGCCCTGCGGGCCCGGGTCGCGAAGACCGGCATGCGCAACTCGCTGCTCCTTGCCATCGCGCCGACGGCGACGATCGCCTCGATCGCGGGCGTGTACGAGTGCATCGAGCCCCAGGTCTCCAACCTCTTCAAGCGCGAGACGCTCAGCGGTGAGTTCCTCCAGGTCAACGCCTACCTGGTGGACGAGCTGAAGAAGCTCGGCGTGTGGGACGCGCGGACCCGTGAGGCGCTGCGCGAGGCGAGCGGCTCCGTGCAGGGCTTCGCCTGGATCCCCGAGGAGGTGCGGGCGCTGTACCGCACCGCGTGGGAGATCCCGCAGCGCGGACTGATCGACATGGCGGCGGCCCGTACGCCGTTCCTCGACCAGAGCCAGTCGCTGAACCTGTTCCTGGAGACGCCGACGATCGGCAAGCTCTCCTCGATGTACGCGTACGCCTGGAAGCAGGGGCTGAAGACGACGTACTACCTGCGCTCCCGCCCGGCGACCCGGATCGCGCGTGCCGCGTCGTCCGTAACTTCGATCCCCACACAGCAGTTGGAGAGTACGACCGATGCGGTCGCCTGTTCTCTGGAGAACCCGGAGAGCTGCGAGGCCTGCCAGTAGTCACAGGCTTCTTCCGCTCGAAGAGTGGAAGGCGCCGGCCCTTCCGGCCGACGCCTCCTGTGACCAGCACCAGCCATCACCAAGAAGGAGGTGACCTTGGTGGCTACGTTCCGTACAGGACAGCAGACCCACCCGACTGTGCTTCCTCAGCAGTCGGCTCTGGAACCCGGCTCAGCAGACAACCTCAGGAGCATGGACGAAACGGGAGCCGGGCGCCGCAACGCGGCACCCGGTACGGAACATGTGCGAGGGGAGACGCCGGGCAGCTCACCTGCCGCCGGGCGCGTCACCTCGGACCGTCTGGTCCGGGAGGCGGGCCGTGAGGCCCATTCATATGTGTTTGTCATCGACAAACACGGCATACCGTTGCAGCCCTGCAGTCCGGCCCGCGCCCGGAAACTGTTGGGAGCGGGGCGCGCAGCTGTACACCGGTACACACCGTTCGTGATCCGTCTGAGGGATCGCACCATCACGGAATCCGTGGTGGAAGGAGTGGAGATAGGTATCGACCCTGGCAGCAGGCACACGGGGGTCGCAGTGTTCACCTCGGTCGCTGGTGAACGACAAGGCCGCTTCGCACTGCAGCTCGATCACCGGGGCGCAACCATTCGCAAGAAGATGCTCCAACGTGCCGCGTTTCGGCGCCGACGCCGGTCGGTGAACCTGCGCCACCGCCCTGCACGCTTCAACAATCGTGCTGTGCAGGCCGGTTGGCTCCCTCCCACATTGCGCCATCGGGTGGACACCACGCTCGCCTGGCTGGAGAGGCTCACTCGCTGGACTCCGGTGAAAAGGGTGCACGTAGAACGTGCGGCGTTCGACACCCACGCCCTCACTCTCGGGAGGGCCTCCACGGGTGGCATTGAGTACCAGCAGGGCACTCTCGCGGGCTATGAGGCTCGTGAGTACCCCCTCGCCAAATGGCGCCACGCCTGTGCCTACTGCGGAGCTACCGGTGTACCTCTGAACATCGATCACATCCGCCCGCGCTCGCGAGGCGGCACCGATCGAATCTCGAACCTCGCCTTGGCTTGCATCCCCTGTAATCAGGCGAAGGGCAACATCTCAGTCGAGAAGTTCCTGGTCCGCAACCCTCAGCGACTCGCGCAGATCCTCGCCCAGGCAAAGGCACCTCTGGTAGATGCCGCTGCCGTCAACAGCACCAGATGGGCACTATGGCGTGCCATCAACGCCCGTTGGCAGACACACGTCTCCTCCGGCGGACGCACCAAATGGAATCACATCCGCAATCGTCTGCCTAAGACGCACACTCAGGACGCCCTGGCCGTAGGCAAAGTCGATGCCATCACTCGGCATCCAGCGCACGTACTGATCGTCAGCTGCACAGGGCGAGGCACGTACGCCCGCACTCGTGCTGACAAACACGGCTTCCCTCGCTTGCGTCTGCCCAGGAGAAAGACGGTCCGCGGGTTCCAAACCGGAGACCTCGTCAGGGCGGTAGTTCCCACCGGCAAGAAGGCGGGAACGCACACGGGCCGGGTCGCGGTCCGCACCAGCGGCAGCTTCAACATCACCACCCGGCACGGCACTGTGCAGGGAATCCACCACCGGCACGTCCTCCTCCTCCAGCGAGCCGACGGATACGCCTACACCACAGAGAAGGAGACAGGGGCCTCCCCAGGCATAGCCTCTGGGACACACACCCCTCTCAGCTCATGAGCACCACACCCGAACGACACAAGAACCTGCTGGACCCGGGCTTCGAACTGACCCTGCGGCCGATGCGCTACCCGGACTTCTACGAGCGCTACCGGGACGCGATCAAGAACACCTGGACGGTGGAGGAGGTCGACCTCCACTCCGACGTCGCCGACCTCGCCAAGCTCTCGCCGGGCGAGCAGCACATGATCGGCCGGCTCGTCGCGTTCTTCGCGACGGGTGACTCGATCGTCTCCAACAACCTCGTGCTGACGCTGTACAAGCACATCAACTCACCCGAGGCGCGGCTGTACCTGTCGCGGCAGCTGTTCGAGGAGGCCGTGCACGTCCAGTTCTATCTGACGCTGCTCGACACCTATCTGCCCGACCCGGACGACCGGGCGGCCGCCTTCGACGCGGTCGAGGAGATCCCGTCGATCCGCGAGAAGGCGCAGTTCTGCTTCAAGTGGATGGATTCGGTCGAGAAGATCGACCGGCTGGAGACGAAGGCCGACCGCCGCCGCTTCCTGCTGAACCTGATCTGCTTCGCGGCGTGCATCGAGGGCCTGTTCTTCTACGGCGCCTTCGCGTACGTGTACTGGTTCCGCTCGCGCGGTCTGCTGCACGGCCTCGCCACGGGCACCAACTGGGTGTTCCGTGACGAGACGATGCACATGAACTTCGCGTTCGAGGTCGTGGACACCGTCCGCAAGGAGGAGCCGGAGCTCTTCGACGACGCTCTCCAGCAGCAGGTCACCGACATGCTGAAGGAGGCCGTCGAGGCGGAGTTGCAGTTCGGCCGTGACCTGTGCGGCGAGGGCCTGCCCGGCATGAACACCGAGTCGATGCGCCAGTACCTGGAGTGCGTCGCCGACCAGCGGCTCACCCGGCTGGGCTTCCCGGCGGTGTACGGCTCGGAGAACCCGTTCTCGTTCATGGAGCTCCAGGGCGTCCAGGAGCTGACGAACTTCTTCGAGCGCCGCCCGTCCGCCTACCAGGTGGCGGTCGAGGGCACGGTCGGCTTCGACGACGACTTCTAGTCCCTTCAGATCCTCGCCCAGCTCCTGACGTACGGACGCCGTGCGGCCCTCACCGGCCGTGCGGCGTCCGCCGTTTGCGGGGGTTCGGTACGGCGGGCCCGTTCCGCCTCCCGGAGCTCGCGGTCGATGCGGCGTTCGCGGGCGATGCCGGCCAGCGCCGGCAGCAGGACGAGAGCGATAACGGCGGATATGCCCAGGAAGTTCAGGAATGTGTTCATGCCTCTACTGTCGTCGTTTCCGGCCGATCGCGTCAGTGGCAGGACTGTCATGGACCATCGAATTACTGCCACACTGGGGCCATGCTGAAAAATGTCGCCGCCCTGCTGCTCGACGAGGTACACCCCTTCGAGCTCGGCGTTCTGTCCGAGGTGTTCGGACTCGACCGCAGCGACGAGGGACTGCCGGTGCAGGACTTCGCCGTGGTCTCCGCCGAGGGCCCGGTCCTTCGGACCCACGCCGGGTTCACCATCAACACCCCCTTCGGCCTCGACCGCCTGGAGGAGGCCGACCTCATCGCCATCCCGGCCGGCAGCCGCTTCGGCGACCGGGAGTTCCCCGAGGAGGCCCTGGAGGCACTGCGCCGGGCCGTGGACCGCGGGGCCAGGGTGCTGAGCGTCTGCTCGGGGGCGTACATGCTCGGCGCGGCCGGCCTGCTGGACGGCCGGCGCTGCACCACGCACTGGCGGCATGCCGCCGAGCTGGCCCGCCGCTTCCCTCGGGCGATCGTCGAGCCGGACGTGCTGTACGTGGACGAGGGCTCCGTCATCACCTCGGCGGGCACGGCCGCGGGGATCGACGCCTGTCTGCACCTGATCCGCCAGGAGTACGGGACCGCCGCCGCCAACACCATCGCCCGCCGCATGGTGGTGCCGCCGC
This genomic interval from Streptomyces sp. NBC_00464 contains the following:
- a CDS encoding helix-turn-helix domain-containing protein, with amino-acid sequence MLKNVAALLLDEVHPFELGVLSEVFGLDRSDEGLPVQDFAVVSAEGPVLRTHAGFTINTPFGLDRLEEADLIAIPAGSRFGDREFPEEALEALRRAVDRGARVLSVCSGAYMLGAAGLLDGRRCTTHWRHAAELARRFPRAIVEPDVLYVDEGSVITSAGTAAGIDACLHLIRQEYGTAAANTIARRMVVPPHRDGGQAQYIQRPLPRTRCDTVGDTLAWMERHLDQEMTVEQLAAQAHMSPRTFARRFQQETGTTPYRWLLRQRVLLAQHLLETSDETMDTIAGQTGFGNAAALRHQFVRSLGTTPNAYRRTFRGPTELTEVA
- the iscB gene encoding RNA-guided endonuclease IscB; its protein translation is MFVIDKHGIPLQPCSPARARKLLGAGRAAVHRYTPFVIRLRDRTITESVVEGVEIGIDPGSRHTGVAVFTSVAGERQGRFALQLDHRGATIRKKMLQRAAFRRRRRSVNLRHRPARFNNRAVQAGWLPPTLRHRVDTTLAWLERLTRWTPVKRVHVERAAFDTHALTLGRASTGGIEYQQGTLAGYEAREYPLAKWRHACAYCGATGVPLNIDHIRPRSRGGTDRISNLALACIPCNQAKGNISVEKFLVRNPQRLAQILAQAKAPLVDAAAVNSTRWALWRAINARWQTHVSSGGRTKWNHIRNRLPKTHTQDALAVGKVDAITRHPAHVLIVSCTGRGTYARTRADKHGFPRLRLPRRKTVRGFQTGDLVRAVVPTGKKAGTHTGRVAVRTSGSFNITTRHGTVQGIHHRHVLLLQRADGYAYTTEKETGASPGIASGTHTPLSS
- a CDS encoding ribonucleotide-diphosphate reductase subunit beta, translated to MSTTPERHKNLLDPGFELTLRPMRYPDFYERYRDAIKNTWTVEEVDLHSDVADLAKLSPGEQHMIGRLVAFFATGDSIVSNNLVLTLYKHINSPEARLYLSRQLFEEAVHVQFYLTLLDTYLPDPDDRAAAFDAVEEIPSIREKAQFCFKWMDSVEKIDRLETKADRRRFLLNLICFAACIEGLFFYGAFAYVYWFRSRGLLHGLATGTNWVFRDETMHMNFAFEVVDTVRKEEPELFDDALQQQVTDMLKEAVEAELQFGRDLCGEGLPGMNTESMRQYLECVADQRLTRLGFPAVYGSENPFSFMELQGVQELTNFFERRPSAYQVAVEGTVGFDDDF